One genomic window of Monodelphis domestica isolate mMonDom1 chromosome 1, mMonDom1.pri, whole genome shotgun sequence includes the following:
- the PHPT1 gene encoding 14 kDa phosphohistidine phosphatase: MAAAGLSEIPDVDIDSDGVFKYVLIRVHSARDASLDGQDCPSKEIVRGYKWAEYHSDIYDKVSGEIQKKGFDCECLGGGRISHQSQDKKIHVYGYSMGFGRAQHSISTEKIKAHYPTYEVTWADDGY, encoded by the exons ATGGCAGCTGCCGGCCTCTCTGAGATCCCGGATGTGGACATCGATTCCGACGGTGTCTTCAAGTACGTGCTGATCCGAGTACATTCTGCCCGGGACGCCAGCCTGGATGGCCAGGACTGTCCAAGCAAGGAGATCGTTCGCGGCTACAAGTGGGCCGAATACCACT CTGATATCTATGACAAAGTTTCAGGAGAAATCCAGAAGAAGGGCTTTGACTGTGAATGTCTGGGTGGTGGCAGAATCTCCCACCAGAGCCAAGACAAGAAGATTCACGTGTATGGCTACTCCATG GGTTTTGGACGTGCTCAACATTCTATCTCAACAGAAAAAATCAAAGCTCACTACCCCACCTATGAAGTCACCTGGGCTGACGATGGTTACTGA